ACAGCCTAGGAGTTTTCCTCTGCGGCCCCGGACGCCCCTTAGCCTCTTTTGCAAGCGGGGTTTCAGGTGGCAAAAGGTCCCTGTCCCTGGCCTAGGGCTATCAGAACTTGATACCCACCATCCCGCCACGCTCACTCAAGGCAGGCTACACTGCACCCAACACGATCTGCCCCTTCGGGCTATGCCGAATGCAGGTTTACCCCCAAGCCGTAGGGCTGCCCCTCGGCGCACCCCACGAACTTGGGCCTCCGCGGAAGCGGGGTCCACGCCCGCATGCCATTGCGGATCGCCCCACTCCCTTAACCCCCAGCACCAGCCCTCGACTGGGCGTCGAATGCCAGCACAAGGGACTTCATCGATGTGCCCTCTACGGATTTTTAGCCCCGTCTTCAGAGACGCCGGTACCGACTAGGATACTGCGCCACCTATCAGACTCGAGCAAGATTATAGCACAGATATTGGGAAGCTTCAACGGCCCAGCATGGTAAGGGATATGAGCCCTCCCAGTATTGCGCCGACGATGACTTCGAACGGTGTATGCCCAAGAAGCTCGCGAAGCTTGGTCGAGTGCAGATGGCGCTCCTCGAATATCTCCTTCATGAGCTGGTTGAGGACCCTCGCTTGCCTGCCTGCGGCCTGCCTCACCCCGGCAGCGTCGTACATGACCACCATGGCGAACACCGCTGCCACCGCAAAGAGTGGGGAGTTCCAACCCTCGGAGATGCCCACGGCGACAGCGAGAGATGTAACAAAGGCAGAGTGCGAGCTGGGCATCCCGCCGGGCCCCAGAACCTTGGACCAGTTGAACCGGCCCTCAGTAATCAGCCCGAAAACCGTCTTCAGCACCTGCGCGGTAACCCAGGCAACGAAGGCAGACATAAGTATTCTGTTGGTCTGTACTCCAGTTTCCGCAGAGAACATGGAATCACTCTCTCCGATTGGCTACAAGATCCACCGCGGCGAGGAGCAAGCCGGCTCGGGCGCCGAACGGTCGAAGCCCCAACCGGGCCCTGCTGATCAATTCGTAGAAGAGAGAAGTGGCCCGGTCCTGCCCCAGCAGGCTTGCGTAGTTCAGCCTGCCGAGTTCCTGGTCGCGGCCTTTAGAGTCCGCCAGATCATCAAGGACCTGGAATGCGAAACCGAAATCGCGCGCGAACTCGCTCAGAGCCTCGATGTCGGCGTCTCCGGCACCGCCCGCGATGGCACCCATTCGGACTGCCGCATCGAATAGCCTTCCCGTTTTGAGCTCCACGAGTGTGTCGAGACGATCGCGCGTCGCGGACGTTTCGGACGTGTCCGAAAACGTGGAATCCAGATCCATGGCCTGACCGCCAGCTATGCCAAGACTTCCGGCCGCCGCTGCGAGAGTGTGAGTGGCACGAGCCGCACGAACTGCGCCCACCCGCGAGAGGAACTCCGGATCTGCCAAAACTTGGAATGCAAGGGTCAACAATGCATCTCCGGCTAGAACCGCAACCGCCTCTCCGAAAGCCTTGTGGCATGACGGCTTGCCCCGCCGGAAATCGTCATCATCCATACAGGGAAGGTCATCATGAATCAGGGAGAAGCAGTGAACAAGCTCAACGGCGGCCGCAGGCCAAGTCGCGGCGGTGGTCTCACCCCCCACAGCGTAGCACGATGCCAGGGTCATAACTGGTCTGAGACGTTTGCCGCCAGGAAATACGCTGTATCTCATGGCCTCATGCAGGCGCGTCGGGGGCACGTCGGAAGCGGGCAGCATCCGGTCGAGGGCATCGTCAACCAGCCGGCCCAGGTCCTCCAAGGTGCTGCTTTCATGAGTCATGCTCTCGCCTCCTCGACAGACTCTTCCAGTCCAACCAGCTTGATCTGGCCATCGTCACCTTCGATGAGCGCCTCGAGCCGGCCCTGCGCCCGGTCGAGTATTGCGGTGCAGGTGCGGACCAACGCGTTCCCTTCCTCGAAAAGCGCGATGGCCTCTTCAAGCGGTACATCCCCCTGATCCATTCTGGCGACGATCTGCTCCAGCCTCGCCAGAGCAGCCTCGAACGTGATGCCTTCGGATGCCACGCCCATCAACCTCCAGTCCGGATTTCCCGCACTTCGCACTCGAGCGAACCCCGGCTCAGTTCCACCGAGACCTGCTCGCCCGGGGCCGCCTCATCTGCGCTGCGGATTGCCCGGCCGTCGGCGGCCCTACATATGGCGTAGCCCCGCGCCAGCACCGACTCGGGGTCGAGCGCCGCAAGAACTCCCGCCAGACGAGCCAGCTTCTCCCGGGACATCTGCAGTCTGGTTTGAATCTTCTGTCCAAGCCACCTGGCGTTCTCGTCCACGGCCTGTCTTCTGTGGTCCACCGCGAGGGCACCCGCCCGGACAAGCCTTGCCCGTGCGTTCTCAACCCTCCGCGTAAGGGCGGCCACATCCGGAACCACCATCTCTGCTGCGGCCGACGGAGTGGGAGCGCGCACGTCCGCTGCGAAATCCGCTATGGTGAAATCGGTCTCGTGCCCGACAGCCGAGACCACAGGGACGCGGGACGCCCTGATCGCTCTCGCGACCTTCTCGTCGTTGAAAACCCAGAGTTCTTCGGCGGATCCCCCTCCCCTTCCCACTATCAGGCAGTCCACGTCCTCCACCCGGCTCGCAAGCTCAATTCCCCTCGCTATGCTGTCGGGTGCACCTTCCCCTTGCACCAGTGCCGGCACAACCAGGATGTTGATGCCCGGAAACCTCCTCCGGGCAACTGTGATGATGTCCCGGATCGCGGCGCCAGTGGGAGATGTGACAACCGCAATCCGGCTCGGAAACGTAGGAAGCGGCCGCTTGAGCTCCGCATCGAACAGGCCCTCAGCCTCGAGTCTCGCCCGCAGCTCCTGAAACGCGAGGTAGAGTGCACCCATTCCCAAGGGTTCGAGGGTGTCCGTGTAGAGCTGGTACTCACCCCCGCGCTCATACACCTCAACCGACCCGTGAGCGAACACACTCATCCCGTTGGCAGGCATGAACCTGAGCCGCGTATTCTGACCACGGAACATGACCGCCCGAAGCCTCGAGAAGTCATCCTTGAGCGTGAAATACATGTGCCCGGAGGTATGATGCGTGAAGTTTGAGATCTCGCCCACGACCCAGACCCCCGAAAGACCGTGGTGGGCCCTGACTGCCTCAGCCACTCGAGCGGTGACGTCAGAGACGGTCAACACGCCGGCTCGCTGCCAATCGCCGGCTATCAATCATCCCACCCCCACATGGGCCCGGCGAGGAGCGCAGCTCCAACAGCATTATCTCGGGCGTACTCAGGTTTCGCGAAGTACACGCGAACGCTGGGCCGGTCCTCCGAGAGGGCGGCGGTGACCGTTCGCCTCACTACGGCATTGGACGCAACTCCCCCAGAGACCAACAACGCCGGGACTTCGGTGCTAGAGAGCCCCGCCGCGCACATTCGGGCCACTGCCTCCGCAACGGACGACAGGACCGCGGAGGCCACATCCTCCCTGCGGGCACCCAGTTCCAGCGCACGCAGAGCCGAAGAACATGGCCCTGAGAAGCTCACGCTCGTGCCTCTGACCGAGACTGGGATCCTCACCGTCCCAGATTCCCCTGCTCGGGCAAGCCGCTCCAGCTCAGGCCCTGCCGGAAAAGGCAACCCCATCGCAACACCGACCCTGTCTATGAACTGCCCCGCGTTCAGATCATCCGTCCCTCCGATTATTCTCACGTCAAACGGCCCACCCTCACCAGGCCAATGCACATCCAGGAGCTCCGTCGTGCCCCCTGAGAGATGCAATGCCAGAAACCTGCCCGTCCTCGGCATCCCCGAAGACCAAGCTCCAGCGGCTATGTGGGCTTCCTGGTGGGAAATGCGATGCAGCGGCTTGCCCAGAGCTGCAGCCACTGACTGGCCGAACCCGCCGGAGGCGAGGAACACAGGCATGTAAGAGCCTTCGGCGCGTCTGGGACTCACACTGGCCGCCACCGAGCGGATATCACTCTCCCTTGCCCTGGCAACTGCGAACGACTCTTCGAGGAGGGCAGGGAGGTTCCGCACGTGCTGAAAGAGGGCATCAGATTGGCGAAGACCCAAGGCGCCGTCGGAAACCACCAGAGGCACGCGCCCATCCCACACGACCTCGCCTCCGGATGTGATGGCAACCGACGTCGTATAGCAGCTCGTGTCAATCCCGAGGTTCACTCCCAGTATCCTCCTGACTCTCCTCTGCACCGGATCGGCCTCTAGTCGCTCGCAGCTTCTCGGCGAGGCCCCCAAGGATGCCGTTTATGAACCTCGGTGAGTCCGCACTCCCATAGATTTTGGCAATCTCTACGGCTTCGTCTATCGATGTTGCCATGGGCACACCATCGACATACAGCATCTCGTAGACTGCGACGCGCATCACGTTCCGGTCTGTCGGCGACATCCGCCCGACTGACCAATCCCGTGCCAGGCTGGCGATCTCCGAGTCTATTGCCTCACGGTGTGCCCATGCCCCCATCACCAGGCTTTCGGCATATTCCTTGGCGTGAGGTGAGAGGGGAAGGTCCGGAGAGTCTCCGATAGCGTACTCAACTGCCCGGCGCGGGCCGCACCCAGACAGATCCATCTGGTAGAGTGCCCTCATCGCGGCCTCCCGAGCCCTGCGGCGTTCCAACCCAAACCACCACTCCTCACAGAACCGATCATTTCACTCTCGTGGAGGCCACAGGAACCGGACGATGGCATCGCGGGTCTCCCGGTGGTTGTCCAGGTACCGCCCGGTCGCAAAACCGAGGCCTATGAAGAACGCAAAGGTAAGCGTCCGTAAGAAACCGAACACCATGACGAGCAGCCCGAAGATGCCCCCCACGACGGCGCCGACCACTTTGGCCATATGCCGGGGAGGCAACTGCCACCTACGACCGCCGTACCACGGCATCTGGACCAGCCTCCATACACCGGTTTCTCTTCACTGCTAGACTCTCGGCTTACTTTGATCGTGCGCCACGCTCTTGACTACCGTGTGAACGGCCTTCACGGGGACACCCACGGCGAACCTGATGAACTCAGCGAGTTCACGCTCGAGTTCCTCACAGACCTGAGGAATGCTCACGTCGGGATATACTTGCAGCTTCATCACTATGGCGAGACCATCGGAGGCACCGTCAGCTATAGCCTCCACGTCCCGAATCCCCCGGACATGCTTGGCCACTTTGCGGGCAAGAGTCTCCACTGCCGTCATGGATATGCGGACATCCCCAAGCGCGGTCGCACTGACGATGGACTTGGGCTCCCGCTCGGGCCTGAGGGCGAGGACTAGAACATAGAGCATCACCAGGACAACGAGCACCCCGCCTAGAGCTGTGGGGATCCGGTTTCTCGTCGCGACGTCGTATGCTCGAAGCGCGAAGTCGCTCGGGAACTGGTTACCCGCCGTCGAGACAAGAACGCCTGCGGCCAGGACAGCTGTTATGACCACGGACAGAACCAGGACAATGCGGTCTATGAGTCTCACAGATCCCCACCTCGTTTCACGGCCTCACCGGAGCGCCCGCCACCCCGGGGCATCACCTCACCCGAACTTCAGTTGACGGTTCGCGGTCCTCGAAAAGGACTCCGGATACGTGCGTGTTTACCTCCACCACTTCCAGGCCGGTCATGCTCTCTATCGCCCTCTTCACGTTCCTCTGCACCTCGGCGCATACATCGGGAATGACCGTCCCGTACTTGACCACGAGATAGAGGTCAACCGCGGCTTCTTTCTCGCCGACTTCGACCTTGACACCTTTCGCGAGGTTCTTCTTGCCGAGAAGCTCACTGATGCCCCCCGCGAGGCCCCCGCTCATGCCCGCGATCCCAGAAACCTCGGTGGCGGCAAGTCCTGCCACGACAGCGACGACTTCATTGGCGATCCTGACGGTACCGAGCTCGGGCCTGTCGTCTGTCTCCAAGATCCCACACCTCCCTGGCAACTGCAGAGAAGAAGCATTCAACTCCTGAAGAGTATTATACCAAAAATGAAGAAATGCGGTCCTCGACCATAGGTGAACAATTCACCGGCCGCAGCGTATCTCCTTCACCGTCCGCGTTCCACAACGGTAATTCTCGCAAGGGCCACCCCGGTGGCGCGTGCGACCGCGTCCCCGATCTGTCGTGCCCCTGCCTCTTCCAGTCTTCCCGACTTGACCACGACGCTTGCGCCACCATCTGACAGGAAGACGATCGCGTCCTCGTAGCCCCTCGCCCTTATGAGGCTCTCCGCCTCGAACTCCCGCCGTTCCACTGCGATTGCGTCTAGCAATGCCTCCTGGGCTTTCCTGCGCACCTCTGAATCGGCGGATGGATCGTTCATGACTTGCGCGATCAACTCCATTTGCCGGGCTCGGGTTCGCTCGCGCTCCAGCCTGTATTCCTCGAAGAAGCTGTCGGACTGCTCATCGGTGAGGGTTTCCTGCGCCCGGACGAGGGCCTCGCTGGACGTCTGCCCCGCGGCGGGCTCCATGAGGGTCCCACCAACGGGCGCCGGCTCGGTTTCCCTCACCTCCAACCGCGGCCGAACTGGGGAAGTAACCGTGGCAGCCGCCACGATCCCCACTATGGCCAACCCTATCAGCACCAGGGACATCCCGAGAAACCTCCGGTCAGTCTCACGGGTTCTCTCCCTGTTCATTACCTTGTTCACTCTCATCCTCCTCCATCCCTTCATCTCCCGAGCGGGACCACGAGGACCCTATGAAGCGGCAGCCCGAGCGCGGTTCCGGCAGCTGTGGCCAACTCCCTCTTCACCTTCGAGTCCGACGCGCCCTCCGCGACCACGAGCACGCCCAGGATCCTCGGGAAGCCTTCTTTGACTATGACGGGGCTTTCCCCGCGGCCGGAGACACTGCCCGCGGCCAACACCAGGTCCGAGGTGCGCCTGGTCTCGATGGACTTCCGGACGGTGCCACCGGTTCCTCCTTCCTCCGTCTTCCGCTCCTCCACCACGGTGTTCGTAGCGTACTCCCGAGCCATCCCCCCGTCGAAGGTGATCTCCACGTTGACCCGGCCCGCTCCCCGGATGCAAGACAGTATCTCCTGAAGCCTTCGCCGGAGTTCATACTGGTACGCTCCTACCGATTCGGGAGATGGGTCCCCTGAGGTCCCCGAATCCGCAGGCACCA
This portion of the Bacillota bacterium genome encodes:
- a CDS encoding polyprenyl synthetase family protein, producing MTHESSTLEDLGRLVDDALDRMLPASDVPPTRLHEAMRYSVFPGGKRLRPVMTLASCYAVGGETTAATWPAAAVELVHCFSLIHDDLPCMDDDDFRRGKPSCHKAFGEAVAVLAGDALLTLAFQVLADPEFLSRVGAVRAARATHTLAAAAGSLGIAGGQAMDLDSTFSDTSETSATRDRLDTLVELKTGRLFDAAVRMGAIAGGAGDADIEALSEFARDFGFAFQVLDDLADSKGRDQELGRLNYASLLGQDRATSLFYELISRARLGLRPFGARAGLLLAAVDLVANRRE
- the amaP gene encoding alkaline shock response membrane anchor protein AmaP, yielding MRLIDRIVLVLSVVITAVLAAGVLVSTAGNQFPSDFALRAYDVATRNRIPTALGGVLVVLVMLYVLVLALRPEREPKSIVSATALGDVRISMTAVETLARKVAKHVRGIRDVEAIADGASDGLAIVMKLQVYPDVSIPQVCEELERELAEFIRFAVGVPVKAVHTVVKSVAHDQSKPRV
- a CDS encoding DUF2273 domain-containing protein, with product MPWYGGRRWQLPPRHMAKVVGAVVGGIFGLLVMVFGFLRTLTFAFFIGLGFATGRYLDNHRETRDAIVRFLWPPRE
- the xseA gene encoding exodeoxyribonuclease VII large subunit — its product is MIAGDWQRAGVLTVSDVTARVAEAVRAHHGLSGVWVVGEISNFTHHTSGHMYFTLKDDFSRLRAVMFRGQNTRLRFMPANGMSVFAHGSVEVYERGGEYQLYTDTLEPLGMGALYLAFQELRARLEAEGLFDAELKRPLPTFPSRIAVVTSPTGAAIRDIITVARRRFPGINILVVPALVQGEGAPDSIARGIELASRVEDVDCLIVGRGGGSAEELWVFNDEKVARAIRASRVPVVSAVGHETDFTIADFAADVRAPTPSAAAEMVVPDVAALTRRVENARARLVRAGALAVDHRRQAVDENARWLGQKIQTRLQMSREKLARLAGVLAALDPESVLARGYAICRAADGRAIRSADEAAPGEQVSVELSRGSLECEVREIRTGG
- a CDS encoding divergent PAP2 family protein codes for the protein MFSAETGVQTNRILMSAFVAWVTAQVLKTVFGLITEGRFNWSKVLGPGGMPSSHSAFVTSLAVAVGISEGWNSPLFAVAAVFAMVVMYDAAGVRQAAGRQARVLNQLMKEIFEERHLHSTKLRELLGHTPFEVIVGAILGGLISLTMLGR
- a CDS encoding O-sialoglycoprotein endopeptidase yields the protein MNLGIDTSCYTTSVAITSGGEVVWDGRVPLVVSDGALGLRQSDALFQHVRNLPALLEESFAVARARESDIRSVAASVSPRRAEGSYMPVFLASGGFGQSVAAALGKPLHRISHQEAHIAAGAWSSGMPRTGRFLALHLSGGTTELLDVHWPGEGGPFDVRIIGGTDDLNAGQFIDRVGVAMGLPFPAGPELERLARAGESGTVRIPVSVRGTSVSFSGPCSSALRALELGARREDVASAVLSSVAEAVARMCAAGLSSTEVPALLVSGGVASNAVVRRTVTAALSEDRPSVRVYFAKPEYARDNAVGAALLAGPMWGWDD
- the nusB gene encoding transcription antitermination factor NusB; this encodes MERRRAREAAMRALYQMDLSGCGPRRAVEYAIGDSPDLPLSPHAKEYAESLVMGAWAHREAIDSEIASLARDWSVGRMSPTDRNVMRVAVYEMLYVDGVPMATSIDEAVEIAKIYGSADSPRFINGILGGLAEKLRATRGRSGAEESQEDTGSEPRD
- the xseB gene encoding exodeoxyribonuclease VII small subunit, which encodes MGVASEGITFEAALARLEQIVARMDQGDVPLEEAIALFEEGNALVRTCTAILDRAQGRLEALIEGDDGQIKLVGLEESVEEARA
- a CDS encoding Asp23/Gls24 family envelope stress response protein, giving the protein MLETDDRPELGTVRIANEVVAVVAGLAATEVSGIAGMSGGLAGGISELLGKKNLAKGVKVEVGEKEAAVDLYLVVKYGTVIPDVCAEVQRNVKRAIESMTGLEVVEVNTHVSGVLFEDREPSTEVRVR
- a CDS encoding SpoIIIAH-like family protein codes for the protein MRVNKVMNRERTRETDRRFLGMSLVLIGLAIVGIVAAATVTSPVRPRLEVRETEPAPVGGTLMEPAAGQTSSEALVRAQETLTDEQSDSFFEEYRLERERTRARQMELIAQVMNDPSADSEVRRKAQEALLDAIAVERREFEAESLIRARGYEDAIVFLSDGGASVVVKSGRLEEAGARQIGDAVARATGVALARITVVERGR